The Besnoitia besnoiti strain Bb-Ger1 chromosome Unknown contig00014, whole genome shotgun sequence genome contains a region encoding:
- a CDS encoding putative pre-mRNA branch site protein p14 (encoded by transcript BESB_025650), translating into MQTPMMTPQTTLSSGMGGIGSAQTPGTPGRLGGSGGSGNVRGRQKIAPDMSRIVYVRNLPFKITDDELYDIFGKYGAVRQIRKGNTEKTRGSAFVVYEDVFDARAAVEQLSGFNVAGRYLIVLYYNPQKAAQRQQMLAQKEELERIRQSYQKKTGA; encoded by the exons ATGCAGACGCCGATGATGACTCCGCAGACCACGCTTTCGAGCGGCATGGGAGGGATTGGAAGCGCGCAGACTCCTGGCACTCCAGGGAGACTCGGCGGGTCTGGGGGAAGCGGCAATGTGCGAGGCCGGCAAAAGATCGCTCCAGACATGAGCAGAATCGTCTACGTCCGAAACCTGCCTTTCAAAATCACCGACGACGAGCTGTACGATATCTTCGGCAAATACGGAGCCGTCAGACAAATTCGAAA GGGTAACACAGAGAAGACAAGGGGCTCGGCATTCGTTGTTTACGAGGACGTATtcgacgctcgcgcggcagtGGAGCAACTGTCTGGTTTCAACGTCGCTGGAAG GTACTTGATTGTTTTGTATTACAACCCGCAAaaagctgcgcagcgccagcagatgCTTGCGCAGAAGGAAGAGCTCGAGCGCATCCGCCAGTCGTACCAGAAGAAAACAGGAGCGTGA